In Chryseobacterium sp., the genomic window ATTCCTACCTTTATGATGTCTGCACCAACCAACAGAAGCTCTTCCACCATTTCTCCGGTCACCACATTTCCAGCGATAATAATTTTATCCGGAAAATTTGCCCTTGCTTTCTTCACAAATTCCACGAAATGTTCGGAATAGCCATTGGCTACATCAATACAGAGAAATTCGATTTTTGGATGCTTCCCGAGGATCTGCCTGATTTTCTCTTCATCTGCCTTTCCCGTCCCGGTACTTAATGCAATATACTGATGAATGCTTTCAGGCTGGCTTTGCAGAAACTGATCCCATTCTTCAGGAGTATAATGTTTGTGGATGGCCGTGATAATCTTATCTTTGGCCAGCTCTACAGCCATCTCAAAAGTGCCGACTGTATCCATATTTGCTGCTATAACAGGAACTCCTTTCCATTTCTTTTTGGTGTGTCTGAAGGTAAATTCTCTTTCCAGGTTAACTTCCGACCTGGATTTTAAGGTAGACCGTTTGGGACGGAACATTACATCCTTAAACCCCAGTTTTATGTCATTTTCTATACGCATTTTGTAATTATTTGTCAGAATAAAGGTAGTAAATAATCTGAAAATGGATTATTTTTGAAGCGATGGATTTTCCTGTAACATTTCATATTTTCGGTAAAACAGTTCTCGCGCATCCTCTTTTTGAAGCGCTGGGAATGTTTTTGGGAATGCGGTATTATTTTTATCTTAAACGAAAGTCTGAAGAGAAACTTTCCTTTAATACCTCTGCTGCAGTTTTAATTGGAGCCACAGCCGGCGCCTTATTCGGTTCAAAACTGATCGGGAATCTGGAAAATCCCTATACACTGTTTGAAAATTTCAGCATTCAGAGATTCTGGTCAAACAATACCATCGTCGGAGGATTGGCTTTTGGATTAATAGGCGTGGAGCTGGCCAAAAAAATAGTCAGGCATAAAGAAAGTACCGGAGATCTAATTGTTTTTCCTTTACTCCTTGCTATCATCAT contains:
- a CDS encoding GMP reductase, producing the protein MRIENDIKLGFKDVMFRPKRSTLKSRSEVNLEREFTFRHTKKKWKGVPVIAANMDTVGTFEMAVELAKDKIITAIHKHYTPEEWDQFLQSQPESIHQYIALSTGTGKADEEKIRQILGKHPKIEFLCIDVANGYSEHFVEFVKKARANFPDKIIIAGNVVTGEMVEELLLVGADIIKVGIGPGSVCTTRVKTGVGYPQLSAIIECADAAHGLGGHIIADGGCKVPGDVAKAFGGGADFVMLGGMFAGHDESGGEMIEENGKKYRLFYGMSSKTAMDKHSGGVAEYRASEGKTVKAAYKGAVSDTVKDILGGVRSTCTYVGASQLKELSKRTTFIRVQEQENQIFKD
- a CDS encoding prolipoprotein diacylglyceryl transferase, translating into MDFPVTFHIFGKTVLAHPLFEALGMFLGMRYYFYLKRKSEEKLSFNTSAAVLIGATAGALFGSKLIGNLENPYTLFENFSIQRFWSNNTIVGGLAFGLIGVELAKKIVRHKESTGDLIVFPLLLAIIIGRIGCFLTGIHEETYGIPTDSVFGMHLGDQYLRHPVALYEIGFLLGLWIFLKYIQNRAKYQSGFIFQLFMLGYFTFRFLLDFIKPRVEIAGNLGTIQLICICVIIYYIYRIKNTQSLDLKYSR